Proteins from a single region of Flavobacterium sp. K5-23:
- a CDS encoding DUF4382 domain-containing protein, which produces MKKIFLIATIIAFGITLNSCNSDSNSDTYAYNVRMTDAPGPYQEVNIDLQAVEVTGGNGQTVLLNTTAGIYNLLDLSNGVSKLIATSELSDAKVSQIRLILGSNNTVKVGNVVYPLSTPSAEQSGLKLQVHQTLLADIQNEVLLDFDANTSIVQTGTGTYKLKPVVRTVVTAITGNIKGSITPIGTLAVATATAVDGTIYSSSVNEFGQFQVSGLLPGSYTFTITPLLPLLPVTKSNVVVVAGVNTNVGVIAL; this is translated from the coding sequence ATGAAAAAGATATTTTTAATTGCCACGATTATTGCGTTTGGTATTACATTGAATTCTTGTAACAGTGATTCTAATTCTGACACATATGCCTACAATGTTCGTATGACAGATGCTCCGGGACCTTATCAAGAAGTAAACATTGATTTACAAGCTGTGGAAGTTACAGGAGGCAATGGACAAACGGTACTATTGAACACTACAGCAGGTATTTACAACCTTTTAGATTTATCTAATGGTGTTAGTAAGCTAATTGCTACAAGTGAATTGAGTGATGCTAAGGTATCGCAAATTAGGTTGATCCTTGGGTCTAACAACACAGTGAAAGTGGGAAATGTTGTTTATCCTTTAAGCACGCCAAGTGCGGAACAATCAGGTTTGAAATTACAAGTGCACCAAACCTTACTTGCTGATATTCAAAATGAAGTCCTTCTTGATTTTGATGCTAATACATCAATTGTACAAACTGGAACTGGAACTTACAAACTAAAACCAGTAGTTAGAACTGTAGTTACAGCTATTACTGGAAATATCAAAGGAAGCATTACACCTATTGGTACTTTGGCTGTGGCAACAGCTACCGCTGTTGATGGTACTATATATTCGAGTAGTGTGAACGAGTTTGGTCAGTTTCAAGTATCAGGGCTTTTACCAGGTAGCTATACTTTTACTATAACACCTTTATTGCCATTACTACCTGTAACCAAATCGAATGTGGTGGTTGTAGCAGGTGTAAACACTAATGTAGGTGTCATAGCGCTATAA
- a CDS encoding DUF4920 domain-containing protein yields MKKSIVIACSVLALMSCKKEDKVQEMKTEVAYATFGDSISAENALTKEEMLAKFDKLSQGDTIAVKFKSKIKEVCTKKGCWMNLDLANEKEVFVKFKDYAFFVPKNAGNEEVVISGKAYVSVETVEELKHYAKDGGKSQAAIDSIVAPKTTYSLMADGVLIKK; encoded by the coding sequence ATGAAAAAGTCAATTGTAATAGCTTGCTCGGTTCTGGCATTGATGAGTTGTAAAAAAGAGGATAAAGTTCAAGAAATGAAAACGGAAGTTGCATATGCTACTTTTGGAGATAGTATTTCAGCTGAAAATGCTTTGACAAAAGAAGAGATGTTAGCCAAATTTGATAAGCTTTCTCAAGGAGATACAATTGCTGTAAAATTCAAATCTAAAATAAAAGAAGTTTGTACGAAAAAAGGATGTTGGATGAATTTGGATTTAGCAAATGAAAAAGAAGTGTTTGTTAAATTTAAGGACTACGCTTTTTTCGTTCCTAAAAATGCAGGTAATGAAGAAGTTGTTATTAGTGGAAAAGCGTATGTAAGTGTTGAAACTGTTGAAGAATTGAAACATTACGCAAAAGACGGAGGAAAATCTCAAGCCGCTATCGACAGTATCGTAGCACCAAAAACTACCTATTCGCTAATGGCTGATGGTGTTTTAATAAAAAAATAA
- a CDS encoding ice-binding family protein has translation MKIKNLLSACAIVMVVLFTGCSNDDTTQSAPAPTPTVALTSPLSSDTNVARNKVVSVNFSIAMDASTINSTTFTVKQAGNTVLGTVSYSGTTAKFVPATVLAANTLYTATLTTGVKSADGKALSANKQWEFTTTANPAVGLAAVSLGSAGNYVILAKTTITNVPTSVITGDLGLSPAATSYITGFSLTDFTGYAKAAQVTGKVYAADMVTPTSSNLTTAVENMITAYNDAAGRPSPDVLNLGAGNIGGQILTPGLYKWTSSVTVPASITISGSADDVWIFQISGDLAMSAATRVILQGGAKASNIFWQVAGKASFGSTSHFEGIILSKTGITFQTGASFNGRALAQTAVILDGNTVVQPQ, from the coding sequence ATGAAAATTAAAAATCTATTATCAGCTTGTGCAATAGTAATGGTTGTCTTATTTACGGGTTGTTCAAATGACGACACCACGCAATCGGCTCCAGCTCCAACTCCAACTGTGGCTTTAACTAGTCCCTTAAGTAGTGATACAAATGTTGCGAGAAATAAAGTAGTTTCTGTAAACTTTAGTATCGCAATGGATGCATCAACTATTAATAGCACAACGTTTACAGTAAAACAAGCAGGAAACACAGTATTAGGAACAGTTTCATATTCAGGCACCACTGCAAAGTTTGTTCCAGCAACTGTACTTGCAGCTAATACTCTTTATACAGCTACACTAACTACAGGAGTAAAAAGTGCAGATGGAAAAGCTCTTAGCGCTAACAAGCAATGGGAATTTACAACAACGGCTAACCCGGCGGTTGGCTTAGCAGCTGTTAGTCTTGGTTCAGCAGGGAATTATGTAATTCTTGCAAAAACGACAATTACTAACGTACCAACGTCTGTAATTACAGGAGATCTAGGACTAAGTCCAGCAGCTACATCGTATATTACAGGATTCTCTTTAACAGATTTTACAGGTTATGCAAAGGCTGCACAAGTTACCGGAAAAGTATATGCTGCTGACATGGTTACTCCAACTTCTTCTAACCTTACCACGGCGGTTGAAAATATGATTACAGCTTACAATGATGCAGCAGGACGTCCTTCTCCTGATGTTCTCAATTTGGGAGCAGGAAATATTGGTGGTCAAATATTAACTCCAGGGCTTTATAAATGGACTAGCTCTGTAACCGTACCAGCGAGTATAACCATTTCAGGATCAGCTGATGATGTGTGGATTTTCCAGATTTCAGGTGATTTAGCTATGAGTGCTGCAACAAGAGTGATTTTACAAGGTGGAGCCAAAGCTTCAAACATTTTCTGGCAGGTAGCTGGTAAAGCATCTTTTGGAAGCACGTCTCATTTTGAAGGTATTATCTTGTCAAAAACAGGGATAACTTTTCAAACAGGAGCTTCTTTTAATGGAAGAGCTTTAGCGCAAACTGCTGTAATTCTTGATGGAAACACAGTAGTACAACCACAATAA
- a CDS encoding RDD family protein produces the protein MTEQKTELTFLKSSRKRRIAAFIIDHFVMSFLMVSIVFIALGPNFMDENNPSKMMTIMLFVMIPGFILYFAKDSLKGISAGKWIMGIMVRDENNQNEIASFGRLFLRNLFIIIWPVEFIVLATNNQKKRLGDIVAKTVVVKNTNKPSKLPRILALIGVGIAFFVFVFFTAGNAMKNSDAYKVATKEIEQNKDIINEIGGIKGYGMMPTGNVSISNGQGQAQLEIKVSGNTKDLNVSVYLEKEQNGQWKLIELQK, from the coding sequence ATGACAGAACAAAAAACAGAATTGACATTTCTAAAATCAAGTAGAAAAAGACGAATTGCGGCATTCATAATTGACCATTTCGTAATGTCATTTTTAATGGTTTCAATTGTATTCATTGCACTTGGTCCAAATTTTATGGACGAAAATAATCCAAGTAAAATGATGACTATAATGTTGTTTGTTATGATACCTGGTTTCATTCTATATTTTGCAAAAGACAGCTTGAAAGGAATTAGTGCTGGAAAATGGATTATGGGAATTATGGTTCGTGACGAAAATAATCAGAATGAAATCGCTTCATTTGGACGACTTTTTTTACGAAACTTATTTATAATTATCTGGCCTGTTGAATTTATTGTTTTAGCAACTAACAACCAAAAGAAAAGACTTGGAGACATAGTTGCAAAAACAGTTGTGGTAAAAAATACTAATAAGCCGAGTAAACTTCCACGAATTTTAGCTCTTATTGGAGTAGGAATTGCATTTTTTGTCTTTGTATTTTTCACAGCTGGTAATGCAATGAAAAATTCAGACGCATACAAAGTAGCGACAAAAGAAATCGAACAAAATAAAGATATCATCAATGAAATTGGTGGAATAAAAGGATATGGAATGATGCCAACAGGAAATGTAAGTATATCAAACGGACAAGGACAAGCACAACTTGAAATTAAAGTTTCAGGAAATACAAAAGACCTAAATGTTAGTGTTTACTTGGAGAAAGAACAAAATGGACAATGGAAATTAATTGAACTGCAAAAATAA
- a CDS encoding DUF3667 domain-containing protein, with protein sequence MNHKQCLNCEQTVSGNYCQNCGQKNNTHAITLKHFLFHDIIHGVWHLEKGILLTIKETFTRPGQAALDYINGKRVKYYNVFYLILMLIGLNVLTVHYHHKIDPSSVNKNVGDGLKFMNFLSGNVKVILLGFVPLIALNAFLVFRRLKLNLAEHFIIGGINLLGILVLCLFINLLSLLDTFQGIEYVAGILKFICFFLILLFPIWTYFNATKKRYSILGFTWRILTFYMFTIIEISIILYFIMFIVTNQTTFKLNL encoded by the coding sequence ATGAATCATAAGCAATGCTTAAACTGCGAACAAACAGTCTCTGGCAATTATTGTCAAAATTGTGGGCAAAAAAATAATACACATGCTATTACCCTAAAACATTTTTTGTTTCATGACATTATACACGGTGTTTGGCATTTAGAAAAAGGTATTTTACTAACAATAAAAGAAACTTTTACAAGACCTGGACAAGCGGCATTGGATTACATTAATGGCAAAAGAGTCAAATACTACAATGTTTTTTATCTCATTTTAATGCTAATCGGGTTAAATGTTCTTACGGTGCATTATCATCATAAAATTGATCCCTCATCAGTGAATAAAAATGTAGGCGATGGTTTAAAATTTATGAATTTTTTATCAGGTAATGTGAAAGTGATATTATTGGGATTCGTTCCGTTAATTGCTTTAAATGCTTTTCTGGTTTTCAGAAGATTGAAACTCAATTTAGCTGAGCATTTTATAATTGGAGGAATAAATTTATTGGGGATTTTAGTTTTATGCCTATTTATTAACTTGTTATCGCTTTTAGACACTTTTCAGGGAATAGAATACGTTGCAGGTATTCTAAAATTTATTTGCTTCTTCTTAATTCTTTTATTTCCAATTTGGACTTATTTTAATGCTACAAAAAAAAGGTATTCTATTCTGGGATTTACATGGAGAATACTTACGTTTTATATGTTTACAATCATTGAAATTTCTATTATACTATATTTTATTATGTTTATTGTGACGAATCAAACCACCTTTAAATTAAATTTATAA
- a CDS encoding virulence RhuM family protein: MENQILLYSNQEGKVNITVTYLNDTFWLPQKAIAALFGVEVPAISKHLKNIFESSELDEISVVSKMETTASDGKKYNTTYYNLDAIIAVGYRVNSKQATQFRIWATQTLKEYIIKGFVLNDDMLKNGKPFGKDYFDELLERIREIRASERRMYQKLGDIFEQCSADYSVNSEETTLFYKMVQNKLHFAITGKTAAEIIYDRVDRNKDFMGLSTWKNAPQGKILKSDVTIAKNYLSEPEIGDLNLLVSAFLDLAEFQARRSKLLHMKDWLERTNKFLDSNSLDILPNAGKISHEKAVEKTYQEYDFFRIEQDKSYISDLDSLIKKMGPKK, from the coding sequence ATGGAAAATCAAATACTACTATACTCGAACCAAGAAGGTAAAGTAAACATTACTGTTACGTATTTAAACGACACTTTTTGGTTACCCCAAAAAGCCATTGCCGCTTTATTTGGTGTTGAAGTTCCTGCGATAAGCAAACATTTAAAGAATATTTTTGAATCAAGCGAATTGGATGAAATTTCAGTTGTTTCCAAAATGGAAACAACTGCCAGTGACGGTAAAAAATATAACACTACCTATTACAACCTCGATGCCATTATCGCCGTAGGTTACCGTGTAAACTCTAAACAGGCTACACAGTTCAGGATTTGGGCTACACAAACTTTAAAAGAATATATCATCAAAGGTTTTGTTTTGAATGATGATATGCTCAAAAACGGAAAGCCATTCGGCAAAGATTATTTTGACGAATTACTCGAACGAATTCGTGAAATCCGAGCCAGTGAGCGAAGAATGTATCAAAAATTGGGCGATATATTTGAGCAATGCAGTGCAGATTATTCGGTAAATTCCGAAGAAACCACGCTGTTTTACAAAATGGTTCAAAACAAACTTCATTTTGCCATTACAGGTAAAACGGCAGCCGAAATTATTTATGACAGAGTAGACCGAAACAAAGATTTCATGGGACTTTCCACTTGGAAAAATGCTCCACAGGGAAAAATTTTGAAAAGTGATGTCACTATCGCTAAAAATTATTTATCCGAACCCGAAATTGGAGACTTGAATCTTTTAGTAAGTGCCTTTTTAGACTTGGCCGAATTTCAAGCCCGACGCAGCAAATTATTACACATGAAAGACTGGCTGGAACGTACCAATAAATTTTTAGACAGCAATAGTTTGGACATTTTACCCAATGCCGGGAAAATTTCGCATGAAAAAGCGGTTGAAAAAACATACCAAGAATATGATTTTTTTAGAATCGAACAAGACAAGAGCTATATTTCAGATTTAGATAGCCTCATAAAAAAAATGGGGCCTAAAAAATGA